Below is a window of Methanobacteriaceae archaeon DNA.
ATACATTGCTACTCCAAAAGATGCTAATGCATTTGTTCCACTCGAAAAAGATAGCGAAATGACTCCTGATGAAATCTTAACCGAACATGACAAAGGAAAAGATTACGCTCACTTAATCGAAGATTTTGACAAATATCCATTAATTCTTGATAAAGACGACAATGTATTATCCATGCCTCCAATTATCAATGGAGAATTAACCAAAATCAAAGAAGATACTCACAATATCATTGTTGATGTAACTGGTACTGATGAAAAAGCAGTAAATCAATCATTAAACATTATTTGTTCATCCTTTGCAGAAGTAGGTGGACAAATTAAATCCATGGAAGTTAAATACGAAGATAAAACCATTGTAACTCCTGATTTAACTCCACAGGAAATGAATGTTCATGTAGATACTGCTAATGAATTAATTGGTGGAATTAATTTAACTGCTGAAGATATTAAAGAATTATTATTAAAAACACGTTTTGATGCTGAAATTATCAGTGAAAACGAAGTAAAAGCAATAATTCCTTCATACAGAGTAGATATTTTACATGAAGTAGATATTGTTGAAAATATTGCAGTACAATACCACATTAACGATGTAGTAGCTAAACTTCCAGATATTAATACTGTAGCTTACGAAAACAACTGGTTTAAAGCAGAAAGTACAATTCGTGAAGTAATGATTGCAATGGGCTTCCAGGAAGTAATGAGTTTAATGTTAACCAACGAAGAAGCTCATTATGAAAAAATGAACCAGGAAGAAAAACCTCATGTTCAAGTTGCAAGACCTATTACAATTGACAGAACTATGATTAGAACCAGTTTAATTAACTCTTTAATGGAATTCTTAGAAGATAACAAACATGAAGATTTACCTCAAAAAATATTTGAAATCGGAGATGTTTTATACTTAGATGAAACTAAAGAAAACAAAACTGTTTCTTCTAAAAAATTAGCTGCAGTTGTTTGTCACTCCTCAGCTAACTTTACTGAAATTAAATCAATTGTAAGTAGTGTTTTATCCAACTTAGGATACACTATGAAAATTAAAGACAGTGAAAATAAAACATTCATTGAAGGAAGAGCTGCTGACGTAGTTGGTGAGGCTCAAAAAGGTAGAGTTGAAGGATTCTTTGGTGAAATATCCCCAGAAGTTATTACAAACTTCACTCTCGACTATCCTGTAATCGCATTTGAAATAGAATTTATTAACAAATAAATTCTTACTTCTTTTTTTAATACCGCAATTTTCTCATTTGAATTTCCATTTGTGAGTAATTACTCAAACTTGGAGAAGCATCATAATTATTAAAAACCAATACCAAAATAAACAGAATAATTATAATAGCTATTAAAATTATTGTCCATTTTTTCAATTATTCACCAACCATTGTCAAAGTTATTGTTCTATTAGTTCTTGGTCCATCTAATTCTATGAAAAATACTGATTGCCATGTACCTAAATCAAGTTTTCCATTTTTTACAGGTAATGTTTCAGATGATGAAAGCAAAAATGATTTTAAATGAGATCTTGCATTATTATCAATCTTATCATGCTCATAGCTGAATTTATCCAAAACCAGATTTTCCAGGCATAATTGCATATCTCTTAATAATCCAGATTCATTTTCATTAACAACAATAGCTGATGTGGAATGTTTTGAAAAAATAGAAATAATTCCATTATCAATATCAATTAATTCATTAATCTGAGAAGTAATATCAATGATTTCAAAGTGTTTGTTTGTATTTATTTTTAAAAAATTAGATTGAATTGTCATTAAAAATAGTTTGTTTAAACTTGTTAATAAATAAAAGAAAAGAGATTTGTATAAATCTCTAGTAGTATTTCTTTTTGCGGTCGTATGCAAAATAGATAATAGCTATTCCAATTATAATCAATACGATTTGAGGAAATATTGCAAATAAAATTGGTGGAATTATTTTTAATACAGCAAGAAGCCATAATACACCATAAATTATAATTAAAGCCCCAAATACAAAAGCTATTTTATAACCCATTTCTTTTAAATCAAATGGTATTGCACCAGGAATTGGCATTATCTCACCTATAATTCCTTAGTACCCTCATCAGTACCGATAATTACTTTATCTACCATTTGTGTGAAGATACCATTTTCAACTACACCAGGAATAGAGTTAATATCAATTTCCAAGTGTTTTGGTGAGTCTATTTTTTCAAATTTAGCATCAATAACGAAATTTCCATTATCAGTGATTACAGGACCATCTTTTCTTTGTGCCATTCTGATGTCACATTTAGCACCCATATCTTCTAATTCTTTAATTACCATACGGGATGCATCAGGTAATACTTCAACAGGAACTGGGAAATTTCCTAATTCTTCAACGACTTTTGATTCATCTACAATTACAATAAACTGTTTTGCAGCATAATCAACAATTTTTTCTTTGGTGTGAGCTGCTCCCCCACCTTTAATTAAATTGAATTCACCATCAACTTCATCTGCTCCATCAACAGATAAATCAATGTCATTTTCTTCCAATGCAGTAATTGGAATGTTCCATTGTTTTGCAATAAGTAATGATTGGAATGAAGTTGGAATACCTTTTACACTTATTCCTTCCTCTTTGATTCTCATACCCACTTTTTCAATGAAAAAATGAGTTGTTGAACCTGTACCTAATCCTAAAACCATTCCGTCTTCCACATATTCAGCAGCTTTGTAACCTGCATTCTTTTTACTAGAACTATTACTACTAGCATTTTTCATCTATATCACAAATCCTAAAGTAAGTTTATTGAGTTTAAAACCTTTTTTACATTCACCTTTATGTTTACCATTATTATTCAAGACTATGCATTTGTCATCGTCCTGCAATCCGTCAGGGAAACATAAATCATGGAATTCACATTTTTCATCACAATCAGGAGCATTGAATGTGAATGTTGAACCTTCAAAAATATTTTTAGAAGGAGTTAACAAATCAATTTTAGCCCTATCAATTTCAACAGGAATTACGACTCCTCCAGAATGAATTGGACATTTTTGTTCGTTTTCTTTAACACCAACAACAACATACTTTCTGTTTACTTCTAAGTTTCCAACACAAGATGATTTAAATCTACAGTTTTCACATTCTTCAGCTGGACCCAAAAAAACAAATTCCTGACCTTTTTTAGCCAAATCTTTACCTATCAATGTAATCATCTAAATCACCTCAGTTTTATAAGCAAGCTCATATGCTGCTTCACGGGAAATTCCATTGTCACCTAAAATGGTATATCTTTCAGGCCTAAGTTTATTTGCCATTACTAAAGCATCAATAATTTCATCTTCGGAGATACCAACTTCAGCAGCAGTTGTAGGAGCTTGAACTGACTCCAATGCGCTTTTAATGACTTTCCAGTCTCCACCATGCAAATACATCATCATTATTGTACCAATACCACATTGTTCTCCATGTAATGCTGGTTTATCAAGAATTTTATCCAATGCATGGGAAAAGAGATGTTCAGATCCACTAGCCGGACGTGATGAACCTGCAATACTGATTGCCATTCCACCACTAAAGAGAGATTTCATAACAATACGAGCACTTGGTTCAAGATTAGGTTTGATATTAGATATATTATCAGTAATCAAATGAGCAGACATTATTGATAATGCTGCTGCAGATTCACTGAAAGCCTCGTTTTTCAAACGATGAGCCAATTCCCAATCTTTAATAGCTGTAAAGTTTGCAATTAAATCTGCACAACCTGCTGCAAGTAATCTAAATGGAGATTGTGCAATGATTTCAGAATCTGCAATAACAGCTATTGGAGAATGTGCTGTTGCAGATATTGATGTATTTGAATTTTTAATAGAGGCTAAAGGAGATACAATACCATCATGTGAAGCAGTTGTAGGCATAGATACAAAATAAACGCCTTTGTTAAATGAAGACAATTTAGCTACATCAATAACTTTTCCCCCACCTACTCCTAAAACAGTAGTATTTGGAGTGATTAATTCTTCAACTTCTAAAATAGATTCTTCAGAAGCATTATCAACCTTAATTACATCATAAGATAAATTATCTTTTTCCAAACTTTCAATAACAGGTTTTGCACCAATATTAAATGTATTAGAACCAGTTACTATTAAAAAATCATCCCCTAAATGTAGAGATTTACAAATCTTGGCAGTATCTTTTATGATACCCGGATCAATGTAAACTTCACGAGGCATTTGTATTTTCCTATTAGTCATAATATCTCCTAAAAATAAATTATACAATATCATATATTTATAAAATAATTATAAATAAGTTTCTTATTATCCAAAAGTTACACTTGAAATGCACCTCTTATCATGAATAATTTCTAACTTATAACTAACTGTTGAAAATACAAAAACTGCAATTTTATAAAAAAAATTAAATAAACTTAATACTTATTAAAAAGAGATAATTTAATATTATAAAAAAATTTTAGGTGATACAGTGGAAAATTTTGATGAATGGTTTCATGATATTTTAGAAAATGCAAATATTACTGATTCAAGATATCCTATTAAAGGAATGGCAATTTGGATGCCATACGGTTTTCAAATTAGAAAACACTCAATGAATATTATTAAAAAATTATTGGACAAAGACCATGAAGAAGTACTCTTCCCAATGCTTGTTCCCGAAACTGAACTTGCAAAAGAAGGAATTCACGTAAAAGGATTCGAAGACGAAGTTTACTGGGTAACCAAAGGAGGTCAAAAAGATTTAAACGAACAATTAGCTTTAAGACCTACCAGTGAAACAGCAATCTATCCAATGTATGCTTTATGGATTAGAACCCACATGGATCTTCCAATTAAATATTACCAAATTGTAAATACATTCAGATACGAAACAAAACATACAAGACCTTTAATTCGTGTTAGAGAAATTACAACATTTAAAGAAGCACATACCGCTCATGCAACCAAAGAAGAGTCTGATGAACAAATCCAAGACTTCATTGCTATTTATAAAGAATTCTTTGATGACTTAGGAATCCCATACTTAATTTCAAAAAGACCAGAATGGGACAAATTCCCTGGTGCAGACTACACAATGGCTTTCGATGTAATTATGCCTAACGGTAAAACCTTACAAGTAGGAACTATCCACAATTTAGGTCAAACCTTTGCAAAAACATTTGATATAACCTTTGAAGACAAAGACGGAGAACACAAACTTGTATACCAAACCTGTGCAGGTGTATCCGACAGAGTAATCGCTTCTGTAATTGGAATTCATGGAGATGAAACTGGTTTACGCTTACCACCTAAAGTATCACCAAACCAAGTCACAATCATTCCAATTTTATTCAAAAAAGGAAAAGAAGAAGTTTTAGCAAAATGTGATGAAATAAAAGCACAATTAGAAGCTGCTGGACTTAGAGTAAACATTGATGACAGAGACATAAGACCTGGTAAAAAATTCAATGACTGGGAGTTAAAAGGAACTCCAGTTAAACTTGAACTTGGACCTAGAGATTTAGAAAACAATATTACTGTTGCAATGAGAAGAGACGAAGGTGAAAAAATCGAAATTGCTCTTGATGACTCATTAGCTGACAATGTTATTGATTTATTAAATAAAACCGAAGAAAACTTATCCAAATCAGCATGGAACTTCCAAGAAGAACATGTTAAATTCACTGAAAGCTTAGATGAAATTCCTGAACTTGTTGAAAGCGGAAATGTCATTAAATTCTACTGGTGTGGAGACGAAGCTATTGGTAAAGAAATCGAAGAACAAACTGGATATGACATCTTAGGTATCCAAGAAGAAGTATCTGAAGGTAAATGTATTTCCGGAAAAGGAGATGCAAAATACGTTGCATTAATGGCTAAAACATATTAAGTGATTAAAATGGATAATATCTACGCAATAATCCCAGTTAGTAAGTTTAAAAATGCTAAAACAAGACTTTCCCCATTTTTAACTGAAGAAGAAAGAGAAAAACTCTTAAAAGTAATGCTTCAGGATGTAACTGATACTTTAAAAAAGCATGTAGATAAGATATTCATTATCAGTAGGGACGAAGACGTTTTAGAATATGCCAAAAAACTTAACTTAAACACAATATTGGAAGATGAAAATTCCAATTTAAACAAAGCATTAAAACAGGCAATGAAACAATGTAAAGGAAAAACCAGGAAAGTCATTATTGTTCCTTCAGATGTCCCATTAATTGGAAAAACCAATCTTGCAATGTTAATTGATGCATCTAAAAGTCTAGATTTCATTATTGTTCCATCAAAAGGTGGTGGAACAAATATGATTATAATGAAACCTATGGCAATACACACCAGATTTGAAGGGCTAAGTTATAAAGAGCATGTTAACGCTGCTGAGAGAAAAAAATTAAATCCACAAGTACATGATTCACTATTTATGGCATTAGATGTAAATACTGCTGAAGATTTAGGAGAAATCATGATTCATGGAGAAAAAACTCACACAAGAAAATACTTAAAAGAACTTAAAGTTAAAGTAGAGCCTTATCGTGGCAGTGAACGCTTAAAAGTAACAAGAGGATAAAATATGATAGTAATGTCAATTGCTGGTGTTGATCCATCAGCCGGTGCAGGTATTTATGCTGATTTAAAAACATTTCAGGCTATTGGAGTTTATGGAACTGGAGTTGTTACAGCACTTACCGCACAAAATCCTTACAAATTCTTCTCATCATCACCAGTTAGTTTAGAATACATTGAAGAGCAAATTGACAGTGTATTTGATTCATATGAAGTGGAATTTATTAAAACAGGAATGTTATATTCCCCAGAAATTATTAAACTTGTTTCTAAAAAGATTAAACAATACAATCTAAAAGCAGTAGTTGATCCTGTAATGGTTGCTACTTCTGGTGGAGATTTAACAAAAGAGGATATTGCAGATGCATTTAATAAATACCTTCTTCCAAATTCCATTTTAACTACACCAAATATTTCTGAAGCTGAAAAATTAACCGGTTTGGAAATAAAAACAAAAGAAGATGCTATTAAAGCTTCCAAAAAGATTGTTTGTGACAATATAATTACCGGAGGTCATTTAGATGGCATTAATACCATTAGCATTAACGGTAATGTTTCCACAATAAAACAGGAACTTATAAAAACAGATAATTTGCACGGAACAGGTTGTAATTTATCTTCAGCTATTGTTGCATTTCTTGCAAAAAACAATGATTTAAACACATCCATCATAAAGGCACTTGATTATGTCTATGAAGGAATAAAAAACGGAAATCATGGAACATTAATAGCTAAATTATAAAAAAATAAAAAAATAGGAAATTATAGCTATTCTTCCATATTCAATTGGCTAACAATTGATTCTTGAATAGCAATGAATTCTTGTGATTCTCTTTTTCTTGGTCTTTGTAAGTCCACTTCAATAATATCTGCAATTTTACCCGGATTTTTATCTAAAATAACAATTTTATCTGCAAGGTAAACTGCTTCATCAACATCGTGAGTTACAAAAACAATTGTATTTTCAAATCTTTTCCAAACTCCTATGAGCTGTTCTTGAAGACTATGTCTATTTTGCATATCCAATGCAGAAAACGGCTCATCCATTAACAAAATAGGTGAATGGTTAAGCAAAGATCTAATAATTGCAACCCTTTGTTTCATACCACCTGAAAGTTCATGCGGATAGCTATCTTTAAAGTCAATTAAACCAACATTTTCCAAATATCTTTCAGCAGCAGCAATATTTTCTTCCTTGGAACCTGCCTTTGTCATCTCCAAACCGAAAGTTACATTCTGAAGTACAGTCATCCAAGGGAAAAGAGAGTATTGTTGGAAAATAACTGCTCTGTCACCAGATGGTTTTTCAACGACCTCACCATTTGCAACAATCTCACCGGAAGTAGGAGTATCAAGACCTGCAATTAATCTTAAAAGAGTTGTTTTTCCACAACCTGAAGGTCCTAAAAGACATACAAATTCACCATCTTCAATATTTAAATTAATATTTTCTAAAACGGACAATTTTTCAGTCTTTTTTGAATCAAATGACTTATTAATATTTTTAACTTGAATCGCCATGAAAAACACCTACCAGAATATCCTATTTTGAATTTTGCCAAATACAAAGTCAAATACAAGTCCAATAAAACCGATTACAATCATACCCACAACTGTAGTACCAGTATCAAAAAGATTTGTTGCTGTTAAAATCATATAACCTAAACCACTACTTGATCCAATCATTTCTGCAGAAATAGTACACATTAAAGCAATACCAATACCTACTTTTAAACCAGAAACGATATATGGAATAGCTGAAGGCAAAACAACTCTTTTTAAAACATTCCAGTCATTAGCACCAAGTGTTTGAGCAGATTCAACTAAAACACTGTCAGTTCTTTTAACACCATCAATTGTATATACTAAAATTGGGAATACACAACCCATAAAAATAATAAATACCGCAGGTAAAGTACCTATTCCAAACCATAAAATGGAAAATGGAATCCATGCAACAGGCGGAATTGGTCTTAAAATACTTATTACAAAAGTACAAATATCTTCAAGAGTTTTATACCATCCAAGTAAAATTCCAAGAGGAATTGCAACAATAGATGCTAAAATTAAACCGAAGAATACCTTAAACAATGTATCAATAGTATTTGCAAATAATTTACCGTTTTCAATCACAACCCAAGCAGAATTTACCACATCAAGTGGGCCAGGTAATATATATGATGAAAACAATCCAAAACAATTAGTTATAAGATACCAGATGAATATTAAAATCACTGGTAACAATAATGGAACAAATTTATTTTTATAATTATCAAACATTTAACATCACTATAATAATAATTTAATACACTAATAAATATGAACCACCTATTATAAAAACTTTAAAAACTTGAAAGTCTAATCAATAATAAGTATTAGAAAAAATATATTGGTGCTAATAATGAATGCGAATAAAAAATTTTTCTCAAAAATAGGATTTAATTATCTAGCTTACTCAATTGCTTCAATATTGTTTCTTATAATATTATCAAATATTATAGCAGTTATTCGCCCAGAGATATTGAATAATATCAACATAGCAACCATAATAACTGCAATTTGCAATTATGTTCTCCCACTTCCAATTTTGTTGTTTTTAATGAGAAAATTGGATTCAACAGAAATTAAAAAGAATAACTTGGGTTTTAAGACATTTTTAAAATATTTATGTATTACATTTACATTGATGTGGATTGGAAATATTACAGGAACCATAATAACCAATCTGCTTAGTTTTACAATTCAAAATGATATAGCAAACCCTATTCAAAATTTAATTAATTCAACTGATTTATGGTTGAATTTAATATTAATAAGTTTAATAGGCCCAATCTTTGAAGAAATAATTTTTAGAAAGATATTAATTGATAGAACAATTAAATATGGACCACTAGCTTCAATACTTGTATCTGCAATAATTTTTGGATTAATTCATGGAAACTTAAACCAGTTTTGCTATACTGTATTAGTTGGTGGATTTTTTGCATATGTCTACATAAAAACAGGACAAATCAAATATTCAATTGGACTGCATATAATTCTCAATATGCTTGGATCTGTTTTAAGCATGATTGTAAACAACAGTGCAGTCAATTTATCAAATGCATTTAATACTACTGATTTAGCAATTCTTGTATTTTACTTTATCTTAATTTTAATTGCTTTATTTGTCGGAATTTACACTTTGGTTGAATATATACAAAAGAAACGTAAACAAAAAAATAGTATAGATTTAAAAATTATAAAACCAGTGTTTTTAAATGCCGGAATGATTTGTTTTATTGTATTTTATATAATAAGAATGGCACTGCAGATATTAAGTTAAATGGAATGTAAAATAATTTATTTTACTTCCAATAATTAATTTTTAAAAGAATCAATAGCTTCACGCACTTTATCAACTGCAATTTGTTTTTTAGCAGGAAATGCGGCAATCTTTACTTTTAAGTGAATTGAATCACCTTTATCTAGAACAGTTAATTTTTCATCTAAAGCATCGTTTTTATCAAATCTTAAAAACCAGTTTCCTTTTTCATCCATTTTTTGCTCTAAATCATTATTTAACTTTTCTAAATCAGTAGATTGTAAAAGTTTATTGAAAAAGTCCTTAGTGTATCTTTTTTTAGAAACTACACCAGTTAAAATAAGAATTTTGTCTTCAAGTAATCCTTCAGCTTCTTCTGCTTCGATTTCAGCTTCAGGAAGTAAATTTAAAATAGCCTGAGAAATTTCATCAACACTTTCATTTTTATAAACGAAAGCTCTGAATTTAATATTATGAATCATTTTATCAAAAAATAAAAAGGAAAGAAGAAAGACTATAAGTCTCTTCTTCTAGCTTGTTCTGAGCCTTTTCCTTTAGATTTAATTCCACGTCCTTTGTTTCCAGCACTAGTTAAACCTCTGAGAGCTCTGTTAGTGTGTTTTTTGGAACAAATCCAATTGATTTTTTTATCGTTAATGATAGAAGGACTTTGTGGATCTACTAAAATAACTTCGAAATATTTGTATTTTCCGTCAGCCCATACCCAGTAGGAGTTTAATACTTCTAAGTTAGGGTATTTTTTAGCTACACGTTCTTCAGCAATTCTTTGAATAGATTTTGCTTGGGTAATTTTGTTTACACCCATTCTTTTAGGTTTACGACCGTTGAAACGACGGGTTTTTCTTCTACCCCCACGTCTTACTCTGGTTCTTACTAAAACGAAACCTTTTTTAGCTCTGTAACCTAAACTTCTAGCTCTGTCGAGTCTAGTAGGTCTATCAATTCTTTGAACAGCACTTTGTCTTTTCCATTTAGGAGCTCTTTGCCACATGAGTTCACGTACGTAAGACTCATCTGGGTTTTTCCATGCGTCTCTAATATATTTATACATAAATAACACCTTTTTGTTCAGCCACTAGGGCCACATCCATGGGAACTTGTCCCTAAAAAAGTAATTTATTTACTGTTAGAAATAACAGTAATAAAATATTTGTTTTATGTATTTATAAATGTATCGTAAAAATAAGTAAAAATCATTCTTTTAAAAATATTTTGAATTTAACTACTTTAAATTCATCACCCACATAAACATATTCAATAATCTGCTCTTGGAACATAACCTATTTTTTTACCATCATATTTGACCAGAATGGCATGTTCATCATATCTATTGTCCTTTTCACGGAACAAATCCAAATGATCTCCCTCTTTAATAATAGAAAATATTTCATCAATATCATCAATATAAACTAATCCAGCCACATTAACTGTAATTAAATAAATGTCCTCCAAAAAGGGGTTTTACTTCAGGAGCATTATGCAGAAATCCAATGAAATCAGACACTTCAGAATCAATTTTTTGAATATTTGCCATATAAATCAGAAATTCTATTTTTATAACTTAAGATATCCTCATCAAATTGAATAATTAGATTTTTAAGCATTAACTTATACCTGTTTATATTGCATTCACCGGAAAGCATATCCTTTTTATTGTATGGATATCTCTTCTTAACTTTAGCTATTTCTATTTCATTATACACAATCAATTCATTTAATCTTTCAACTTCAGATTTTAAGTCTAATTCAGGACCAATATTCTTATTTGGAATAAAATAGTATAATGATTCAAGTGCATCTAGATTACCCATCTGAAATGCTTCAGTGATTTGTATAAACAGTTTTTTTCTATAATCAGATTGAT
It encodes the following:
- a CDS encoding 50S ribosomal protein L15e; this translates as MYKYIRDAWKNPDESYVRELMWQRAPKWKRQSAVQRIDRPTRLDRARSLGYRAKKGFVLVRTRVRRGGRRKTRRFNGRKPKRMGVNKITQAKSIQRIAEERVAKKYPNLEVLNSYWVWADGKYKYFEVILVDPQSPSIINDKKINWICSKKHTNRALRGLTSAGNKGRGIKSKGKGSEQARRRDL
- a CDS encoding HIRAN domain-containing protein encodes the protein MAGLVYIDDIDEIFSIIKEGDHLDLFREKDNRYDEHAILVKYDGKKIGYVPRADY
- a CDS encoding J domain-containing protein yields the protein MISKRDVELSILKRKLGLLYIQINSQDEVNLDLIDEALKEEFLEYEHNIKLQMEELDELIGDKKFHKLSKKNAKRLKSLYKECVLKLHPDLHPDQSDYRKKLFIQITEAFQMGNLDALESLYYFIPNKNIGPELDLKSEVERLNELIVYNEIEIAKVKKRYPYNKKDMLSGECNINRYKLMLKNLIIQFDEDILSYKNRISDLYGKYSKN